The following nucleotide sequence is from Bacillota bacterium.
CTGGAACACGAGGAGCTGGGCAAAGCGTTCGGCGACGGCCCGCTCGAGGTGCTGGAGCGGGTCGAGCGGTCGGGCTCCCTGCGTCAGGCTGCGGCAGAGATGGGGATGTCCTACAACAAGGCCTGGTGCCTTGTGAGGAGGCTGGAGAAGGCGCTCGGGTTCCCGCTGCTGGAGCGTCGTTCGGGAGGCCGGCATGGCGGCGGCTCCGTGGTGACGCCCCGCGCGCGGGAACTCATGGTACGCTACCGCCGTTTCCGGGAGCAGGTGGCGCGGGATCTTGCCGAGTCGTACCGGCGGAACTTCGCCGGGTTTGGCTGGCCGGAGGAGCCGGACTGAGCCGTCGAATGGGGGTTGATCACGCTGGTCAAGGATCCCGGCATTGCGGGTTGAAGCGCAAAGATGGGACGTGCGGTGAGCTTTCGTTCGCCTCCCCCGCACCCGTGTGGGACGGCAGGTACGAGGTGTACCTGGACCAGGCTGCCACGAGCTATCCCAAGCCGGAGGCCGTTTATTTAGCAGTCGACCCGTGCCTCCGTAAGGTAGGTGGGAATCCGGGCCGGTCCGGACACCGGCGGTCGCTGGAGGCGGGCCGGATAGTGTTGAGGGTGCGGGAGCTCCTGGCGCGTCTCTTGGGTGCGCGCGACCCTGCGGAGATCGTCCTGACCCTCAATGCCACCGACGCACTCAACCTGGCCCTCAAGGGGAGCTT
It contains:
- a CDS encoding LysR family transcriptional regulator codes for the protein LEHEELGKAFGDGPLEVLERVERSGSLRQAAAEMGMSYNKAWCLVRRLEKALGFPLLERRSGGRHGGGSVVTPRARELMVRYRRFREQVARDLAESYRRNFAGFGWPEEPD